The Corynebacterium comes genome window below encodes:
- a CDS encoding iron-sulfur cluster repair di-iron protein, ric, translating into MTNPHLARAVKLAPIVERVHGAHHPEMTRVREIAEELVRADTARSAELFGELRAVTGSYAVPDDVCEAFEATYNALEHADRELTQAA; encoded by the coding sequence ATGACCAACCCGCACCTGGCCAGGGCCGTCAAGCTCGCCCCCATCGTCGAGCGCGTGCACGGCGCCCACCACCCGGAGATGACCCGCGTCCGTGAGATCGCCGAGGAGCTTGTGCGTGCAGACACCGCGCGAAGCGCCGAGCTCTTCGGGGAGCTGCGGGCCGTGACCGGCAGTTACGCCGTTCCCGACGACGTGTGCGAGGCCTTCGAGGCGACCTATAATGCCCTGGAGCACGCCGACAGGGAACTCACGCAGGCGGCGTAG
- a CDS encoding FAD-dependent oxidoreductase, with protein sequence MTETDVDMHEVIIVGAGQSGLATAYYLQRAGITPLLLDAQPTPGGAWLHVWPSMTLFSTSEFSNLPGKPMPHYDGFPPASHVVDYLADYEKRYDLQVVRPVTVDTVTHDGEVFHLRAGDREWQARQVVAATGTWSAPFVPVYPGTFAGRQWHSANYPGPGPFRRTKVAVVGSANSGAQIAAELVDVADVTWYTRKEPRWMPDDIDGRVLFRRNSLRALAILRGEEDPGADSELGDIVVLPAVKKARDEGRLTPTPQFTSLDEVDADHLIWCTGFRPAIRPFRKLLDTGVPLHLVGYGDWVGPGSATITGVGPYARKAAEAVARYR encoded by the coding sequence ATGACAGAGACGGACGTGGACATGCACGAAGTGATCATCGTCGGGGCCGGCCAGTCAGGCCTGGCCACCGCCTACTACCTCCAGCGCGCCGGGATCACGCCCCTGCTGCTGGACGCCCAGCCCACCCCCGGCGGAGCCTGGCTGCATGTGTGGCCGTCGATGACGTTGTTCTCCACGTCGGAGTTCTCCAACCTGCCCGGCAAGCCGATGCCGCATTATGACGGCTTCCCGCCGGCCAGCCACGTCGTGGACTACCTGGCCGACTATGAAAAACGTTATGACCTGCAGGTTGTCCGTCCGGTGACGGTGGATACGGTCACCCACGACGGCGAGGTCTTCCATCTGCGCGCCGGGGACCGTGAGTGGCAGGCTCGGCAGGTGGTGGCCGCGACGGGGACGTGGTCCGCACCCTTCGTGCCGGTGTACCCGGGTACCTTCGCGGGCCGCCAGTGGCATTCGGCGAACTACCCCGGACCCGGGCCCTTCCGGAGGACGAAGGTGGCGGTGGTCGGGTCGGCCAACTCGGGGGCGCAGATCGCGGCGGAGCTCGTGGACGTCGCGGACGTCACCTGGTACACCCGCAAGGAGCCTCGCTGGATGCCCGATGACATCGACGGGCGCGTCCTCTTCCGCCGCAACAGCCTCCGCGCCCTGGCGATCCTGCGCGGGGAGGAGGATCCGGGTGCGGACTCGGAACTCGGCGACATCGTCGTGCTGCCCGCAGTGAAGAAGGCCCGCGACGAGGGGCGCCTCACGCCGACGCCGCAGTTCACCAGTCTCGATGAGGTCGACGCGGACCACCTCATCTGGTGCACCGGTTTCCGCCCGGCGATCCGCCCGTTCCGGAAGCTCCTGGACACAGGCGTGCCCCTCCACCTGGTCGGCTACGGCGACTGGGTCGGCCCCGGTTCGGCGACGATCACCGGGGTCGGGCCCTACGCTAGGAAAGCGGCGGAAGCAGTCGCGCGTTATCGATGA
- the panC gene encoding pantoate--beta-alanine ligase, giving the protein MLARSITKLRSAVASLEGSVGLVPTMGALHSGHEQLIARAAEENTSVVVSIFVNPLQFTDLGDCEDFRNYPRDLRADLARLERLGVDVVFAPTEAEMYPGGVPQVWVRTGDMGERLEGASRPGHFDGVTTVVAKLFQLIQPDRAYFGEKDAQQLAIIQRMVADLNFPVTVRPVPIIRGEDGLAESSRNQHLTPEARQQALVLPRTLAALRERATAGQPLKLESARAQLRTAPGVELDHLEIVDAATLLPVDEVGAGALAVAAIHVGGTRLIDNARLLPPLS; this is encoded by the coding sequence ATCCTCGCGCGCTCGATCACGAAACTCCGCTCCGCAGTCGCCTCCCTTGAGGGCTCTGTCGGGCTGGTGCCCACCATGGGGGCCCTCCACAGCGGCCACGAACAACTGATCGCGAGGGCCGCCGAGGAGAACACCTCGGTGGTGGTGAGCATCTTCGTCAACCCGTTGCAGTTCACCGACCTCGGGGACTGCGAAGACTTCCGCAACTACCCGCGCGACCTGCGGGCCGACCTGGCCCGCCTAGAACGCCTGGGCGTCGACGTCGTCTTCGCCCCCACGGAGGCCGAGATGTACCCCGGTGGCGTGCCCCAGGTGTGGGTCCGCACCGGTGACATGGGCGAACGCCTCGAGGGCGCCTCCCGACCAGGCCACTTCGACGGGGTGACCACGGTGGTGGCCAAGCTCTTCCAGCTCATCCAGCCCGACCGCGCCTACTTCGGGGAGAAGGACGCCCAGCAGCTGGCCATCATCCAGCGCATGGTCGCCGACCTCAACTTCCCCGTGACCGTGCGCCCGGTGCCGATCATCCGCGGCGAGGACGGCCTGGCCGAGTCCTCCCGCAACCAGCACCTGACGCCGGAGGCCCGCCAGCAGGCACTGGTCCTGCCGCGCACCCTGGCGGCGTTGCGGGAACGCGCCACCGCAGGTCAGCCCCTGAAGCTGGAATCCGCGCGTGCGCAGCTGCGCACCGCCCCCGGTGTGGAGCTGGACCACCTCGAGATCGTCGACGCCGCCACGCTGCTGCCTGTCGACGAGGTCGGCGCGGGGGCACTGGCCGTGGCCGCGATCCACGTCGGCGGCACCCGGCTCATCGATAACGCGCGACTGCTTCCGCCGCTTTCCTAG
- the panB gene encoding 3-methyl-2-oxobutanoate hydroxymethyltransferase: MVSRMRTRHFAQAKAEGRKISCLTAYDAPTAAIFDEAGIDLLLVGDSAANVILGQDSTLSITIEEMMTMATAVARASQRAFVVTDLPFGSYEISPAQALETAARFMKETGVSAVKIEGGVEIAPTIRTLVNAGIPVMAHIGYTPQSEHALGGYIVQGRGEAAAKLREDALAVQEAGAFSVVLEMVPAGIAGEITRELSIPTVGIGAGSATDGQILVWTDAFGLTRGRTPRFARRYAEVGDVLLDAARSYLADVEAGTFPNEEESFKDEK; this comes from the coding sequence ATGGTTTCCCGGATGCGTACCCGCCACTTCGCCCAGGCCAAGGCCGAGGGCAGGAAGATCTCCTGCCTGACCGCCTATGATGCCCCTACTGCCGCCATCTTCGACGAGGCAGGCATCGACCTGCTCCTCGTCGGAGATTCCGCCGCGAATGTCATTCTCGGCCAGGATTCGACCCTGTCGATCACCATCGAGGAGATGATGACGATGGCCACCGCCGTGGCGCGGGCCTCGCAGCGCGCTTTCGTGGTGACGGATCTCCCCTTCGGCTCCTACGAGATCTCCCCGGCTCAGGCACTGGAGACGGCTGCCCGTTTCATGAAGGAGACCGGTGTGTCCGCGGTGAAGATCGAGGGCGGCGTGGAGATCGCCCCCACGATCCGCACCCTGGTCAACGCCGGTATCCCTGTCATGGCACACATCGGTTACACCCCGCAGTCCGAGCACGCCCTCGGCGGCTACATCGTCCAGGGCCGGGGCGAGGCTGCGGCGAAGCTGCGCGAGGACGCACTCGCCGTCCAGGAGGCCGGCGCCTTCTCCGTGGTGCTGGAAATGGTGCCGGCGGGCATCGCCGGAGAGATCACGCGTGAGCTGTCCATCCCCACCGTCGGTATCGGCGCGGGGTCGGCCACAGACGGCCAGATTCTCGTGTGGACCGACGCCTTCGGTCTCACCCGTGGCCGCACCCCCCGTTTCGCCCGCCGCTACGCCGAGGTCGGCGATGTGCTTCTCGACGCCGCCCGTTCCTACCTCGCTGACGTCGAGGCCGGCACCTTCCCCAATGAGGAAGAATCCTTCAAGGACGAGAAGTGA
- a CDS encoding FAD-dependent monooxygenase, with amino-acid sequence MTDVIVVGGGPTGMMLAGELALAGVDVTVGERRTTSELAGSRAGGFHSRTIEILDQRGIAERFLAEGQTAQTARFGTSVVDISDFPTRHPYGLALWQSRIEPILADWIEQLGVRVERGREVTGFVQDGGGVDVAFRDGGTKRASWLIGADGGRSVIRKAAGIEFPGWEATRSNLIAEVEVTQEPPPGFRQDESGIHAFHLMPDGRTYRVVTTERQLGPATEPTMTDLSNALASVYGTDFGVHNPTWLSRFTDATRQAAAYRNGRVLLAGDAAHIHYPAGGQGIGLGIQDAVNLGWKLAQVLKGVSPPSLLDTYQAERHPAGARALRLSMAQTALQRGDPRTAALNDILGDLLLTAPARTQIGALIHGLDVAYDLGGGHPLLGRRMPDLDIVTSAGSTRVYALLYEARPVLIDFAGPRRIDASSWADRVRAVDAEFRGVWELPVLGEVAPPTAVLVRPDGHVAWVEDGAEEPLGDALRNWFGPGTRPARSAPGGG; translated from the coding sequence ATGACTGACGTGATCGTGGTCGGTGGCGGGCCGACGGGGATGATGCTGGCTGGTGAGCTGGCGTTGGCGGGCGTCGACGTGACTGTCGGGGAACGGCGCACGACATCAGAGCTGGCAGGGTCCCGCGCGGGTGGATTCCATTCGCGCACCATCGAGATCCTCGACCAACGCGGGATCGCCGAGCGGTTCCTCGCGGAAGGACAGACCGCGCAGACCGCCCGTTTCGGCACCTCCGTGGTGGACATCAGCGACTTTCCCACCCGGCACCCCTACGGGCTGGCGCTGTGGCAGAGCCGCATCGAGCCGATCCTCGCGGACTGGATCGAACAGCTCGGCGTCCGGGTCGAACGCGGGCGGGAGGTGACCGGATTCGTCCAGGACGGCGGCGGCGTCGACGTCGCGTTCCGGGACGGTGGCACGAAGCGGGCGAGCTGGCTCATCGGGGCGGACGGTGGCCGCAGCGTGATCCGCAAGGCGGCCGGCATCGAGTTTCCCGGGTGGGAGGCGACGCGCAGCAACCTCATCGCCGAGGTCGAGGTCACGCAGGAGCCGCCGCCCGGTTTCCGCCAGGACGAGTCGGGGATACACGCATTCCATCTGATGCCGGACGGGCGCACGTACCGGGTCGTGACGACGGAAAGGCAGCTCGGCCCGGCCACCGAACCGACCATGACCGATCTCAGCAACGCGCTGGCATCGGTCTACGGAACCGACTTCGGTGTGCACAACCCGACCTGGCTCTCGCGGTTCACCGACGCCACCCGACAGGCTGCGGCCTACCGGAACGGGCGGGTCCTGCTCGCCGGCGATGCGGCGCACATCCACTACCCTGCCGGCGGCCAGGGGATCGGGTTGGGCATCCAGGATGCCGTCAACCTGGGATGGAAGCTCGCCCAGGTGCTCAAGGGCGTCTCGCCACCGTCCCTGCTGGACACCTATCAGGCGGAGCGGCATCCGGCAGGGGCGCGGGCGCTCCGGCTCTCCATGGCGCAGACGGCCCTCCAGCGCGGCGACCCCCGCACCGCTGCGCTGAATGACATCCTCGGCGACCTTCTGCTGACGGCCCCCGCCCGGACGCAGATTGGCGCGCTCATCCACGGGCTGGATGTGGCCTACGACCTCGGGGGAGGGCATCCGCTTCTCGGGCGGCGGATGCCGGACCTCGACATCGTCACCTCGGCGGGATCGACCCGGGTCTATGCCCTTCTGTACGAGGCCAGGCCCGTGCTGATCGACTTCGCCGGCCCCCGGCGCATCGACGCCTCGTCGTGGGCGGATCGGGTACGCGCGGTGGACGCTGAATTCCGTGGTGTCTGGGAACTGCCGGTCCTGGGGGAGGTCGCGCCCCCCACGGCCGTCCTCGTCCGCCCTGACGGCCACGTTGCCTGGGTCGAAGACGGGGCGGAGGAACCTCTCGGGGACGCGCTCAGGAACTGGTTCGGCCCGGGAACCCGACCGGCCCGATCAGCGCCGGGCGGCGGGTGA
- a CDS encoding ROK family protein codes for MATVFSRPRTPAAKSLHLVRLNQMVTRSELVEATGLSQPTITRAITALIGAGLVHERTDLTRSQGRGRPTIPIELTNHPALHAGIAVGTSTTYIGLFDTRGRTIRDADVPTPVAELTESDFIEHVMAGLNRLTAGLERPLASVGVTTSGRVSEDGIVDAPNLGWHGVDFVGRLRYQFSVPVVVAAAVPAILGSEIQSADLPTGTMALFADDSIGAAVADEQGVSQIDLPAHARDLTTAAVLQGRWPSIRAAAADPAARPLLDDRARRLAALTADVAKQYEPSTIVVAGSAFIDDPAAPKLFASEVRARLPEVQMRLIPTHREIVRAIARAVALDQMLREPLALYAKPAGSPAARR; via the coding sequence ATGGCCACCGTCTTCTCCCGTCCCCGCACTCCAGCGGCGAAGTCTCTTCATCTGGTGCGGCTGAACCAGATGGTCACCCGCAGCGAGCTCGTCGAGGCGACCGGCCTGTCCCAGCCCACCATCACCCGGGCCATCACGGCCCTCATCGGCGCAGGCCTCGTGCACGAACGCACCGACCTCACCCGCTCCCAGGGCCGTGGACGTCCGACGATCCCGATCGAACTGACCAACCACCCGGCCCTCCACGCCGGCATCGCCGTGGGCACCTCGACGACCTACATCGGCCTCTTCGACACCCGCGGCCGCACCATCCGCGACGCCGACGTGCCCACGCCCGTCGCCGAGCTCACCGAGTCCGACTTCATCGAGCACGTCATGGCCGGCCTCAACCGGCTCACCGCCGGCCTGGAACGCCCGCTCGCCTCGGTGGGTGTGACCACCTCCGGCCGCGTGTCCGAGGACGGGATCGTCGACGCCCCGAACCTCGGGTGGCACGGCGTGGACTTCGTCGGCCGCCTGCGCTACCAGTTCTCCGTCCCCGTCGTCGTCGCCGCCGCGGTGCCCGCGATCCTGGGGTCGGAGATCCAGTCCGCCGACCTGCCCACCGGCACCATGGCGTTGTTCGCCGACGACTCGATCGGCGCGGCCGTCGCCGACGAGCAGGGCGTGTCCCAGATCGATCTGCCGGCCCACGCCCGCGACCTGACCACCGCCGCCGTCCTGCAGGGTCGCTGGCCCAGCATCCGGGCGGCGGCCGCCGACCCCGCGGCCCGCCCGCTTCTCGACGACCGCGCGCGACGTCTCGCGGCGCTGACCGCGGACGTGGCGAAGCAGTACGAACCGTCCACCATCGTCGTCGCCGGTTCCGCCTTCATCGATGACCCGGCCGCCCCCAAACTCTTCGCCTCCGAGGTGCGTGCCCGGCTCCCCGAGGTGCAGATGCGGCTGATCCCCACCCACCGCGAGATCGTGCGCGCGATCGCCCGCGCGGTGGCACTCGACCAGATGCTGCGCGAGCCCCTGGCGCTGTACGCGAAACCGGCCGGTTCACCCGCCGCCCGGCGCTGA
- a CDS encoding MFS transporter has translation MSIRDLFADTRPLQVPAYRRLWTANIATTIGAQLTVVAVPAQIYSITGSSAYVGLSGLFGLVPLVVFGLYGGSIADSFDKRKVLIVSTLGMILTALAFWGLTAAGNTNVWWLLLTFSLQQAFFAVNQPTRTAVFRSILPLEQLPAGAGLNMMLMQAGAIVGPLTAGALIPFIGYSWLYALDAALLIPTLGAVLALPALPPKGAATRAGFRSVVDGLTYLRTQPVLLVAMLLDLIAMTFGMPRALYPEIAAVSFGEHGEGGMMLALLYSSMALGAVLGGLLSGWISRVVRQGLAVIVCILVWGAAVIVAGAAVMVSPGAVTVWAWLVILMLVVGGAADMFSASLRTAILQQSAAEHVQGRIQGVYIVVVVGGPRLADVLHGWAAEPFGVGLATLLGGVLVIVGTLLCAALVPGFTGYLKPVPRNVDEQAPEN, from the coding sequence GTGAGCATCCGTGACCTCTTCGCCGACACCCGCCCGCTGCAGGTACCCGCCTACCGGCGACTGTGGACGGCGAACATCGCCACCACGATCGGCGCGCAGCTCACGGTGGTGGCGGTGCCGGCACAGATCTACTCCATCACCGGCTCCTCCGCCTACGTGGGACTCTCCGGGCTCTTCGGCCTGGTGCCGCTCGTGGTCTTCGGGTTGTACGGCGGGTCGATCGCGGACAGCTTCGACAAGCGGAAGGTGCTCATCGTCTCCACGCTGGGCATGATCCTCACGGCCCTGGCCTTCTGGGGGCTGACGGCCGCCGGCAACACGAACGTCTGGTGGCTGCTGCTGACGTTCTCGCTGCAGCAGGCCTTCTTCGCCGTGAATCAGCCGACACGGACGGCGGTGTTCCGGTCGATCCTGCCCCTGGAGCAGCTGCCGGCGGGCGCCGGCCTGAACATGATGCTCATGCAGGCAGGGGCGATCGTCGGCCCGCTGACAGCCGGCGCGCTCATTCCCTTCATCGGTTACTCGTGGCTGTATGCACTGGATGCGGCGCTGCTCATCCCGACTCTGGGCGCGGTGCTCGCCCTGCCCGCCCTGCCGCCGAAGGGTGCGGCCACGCGCGCCGGGTTCCGCTCGGTGGTGGACGGCCTGACCTACCTGCGCACGCAGCCGGTCCTCCTGGTGGCGATGCTGCTGGACCTGATCGCCATGACCTTCGGCATGCCGCGGGCCCTGTACCCGGAGATCGCCGCGGTGAGCTTCGGCGAGCACGGCGAGGGCGGGATGATGCTCGCGCTCCTCTATTCCTCCATGGCCCTCGGCGCGGTACTGGGTGGGCTGCTCTCCGGATGGATCTCCCGCGTGGTGCGGCAGGGCCTGGCGGTGATCGTGTGCATCCTCGTGTGGGGCGCGGCGGTGATCGTGGCGGGCGCGGCCGTCATGGTCAGCCCCGGCGCGGTGACGGTGTGGGCGTGGCTGGTCATCCTCATGCTGGTGGTCGGTGGCGCGGCGGACATGTTCTCAGCGAGCCTGCGTACCGCGATCCTCCAGCAGTCGGCGGCCGAGCACGTGCAGGGACGCATCCAGGGCGTGTACATCGTCGTGGTGGTGGGTGGCCCACGCCTGGCGGACGTCCTGCACGGCTGGGCTGCGGAACCCTTCGGCGTGGGGCTGGCGACGCTGCTGGGCGGTGTCCTGGTGATTGTGGGCACGCTCCTCTGCGCCGCGCTGGTCCCGGGCTTCACCGGCTACCTGAAGCCGGTGCCGCGGAACGTCGACGAGCAGGCACCGGAGAACTGA
- a CDS encoding NAD-dependent deacylase, which translates to MRTDQFADALSLVRDAGRVEIFTGAGMSAESGLDTFRDARTGLWTKVDPVAFASVDSWARDPEPMWAWYLWRASVCRGASPNAGHRAIAEWADLPGVSVGVTTQNIDDLHERGGARDVVHLHGSLFDYRCTVCSRPWRGAVDYPTEPVARQAPPACPRCDSIIRPGVVWFGENLPQDEWDRAEARMTAADLVVIIGTSGVVQPAAGLPALAKQFGAKLLEISPEETELSRIADVSWRSTAARGLPELVLGLTL; encoded by the coding sequence ATGAGGACCGACCAGTTCGCCGATGCCCTCTCACTTGTCCGTGACGCCGGGCGCGTGGAGATCTTCACCGGGGCGGGCATGTCCGCCGAATCCGGACTCGATACCTTCCGCGATGCCCGGACCGGCCTGTGGACGAAAGTCGATCCGGTGGCGTTCGCCTCCGTGGACTCCTGGGCCCGCGACCCCGAACCCATGTGGGCCTGGTACCTGTGGCGCGCAAGCGTGTGCCGGGGGGCGTCTCCCAATGCCGGGCACCGTGCCATCGCCGAATGGGCCGATCTGCCCGGCGTGTCCGTGGGCGTGACCACCCAGAACATCGATGATCTGCACGAACGTGGCGGAGCCCGGGACGTCGTCCATCTCCACGGCTCACTCTTCGACTACCGGTGCACCGTCTGCTCCCGCCCCTGGCGCGGCGCGGTCGACTACCCCACGGAACCGGTGGCACGACAGGCCCCTCCCGCCTGCCCCCGTTGTGACAGCATCATCCGCCCCGGGGTCGTCTGGTTCGGCGAGAATCTCCCGCAGGATGAGTGGGATCGTGCCGAGGCCCGGATGACGGCCGCCGACCTCGTGGTCATCATCGGCACCTCCGGCGTGGTCCAGCCGGCGGCCGGCCTGCCCGCCCTGGCGAAACAGTTCGGGGCGAAGCTCCTGGAGATCTCCCCGGAGGAGACGGAGCTGAGCCGTATCGCCGACGTCTCCTGGCGCAGCACCGCCGCCCGGGGCCTGCCCGAACTGGTCCTGGGTCTCACGCTCTGA
- a CDS encoding DUF885 domain-containing protein gives MSSEIAVNSTPYTIDTAERSPSLLDASCEGFVHDLAALSPTDATAWGIPGYDGELQDFSPAYWEAVADRTREMIADVDAFDDGTDDSDDEDDFDEVDRVTAAVLRDRLCLDLDLHHHGEDLAMLNNIASPVQTIRDTLLIMPTDTAEQIDAIRSRLSKVPAALAGYRESLSEAAGHGHVAPVRQIDEVYSQCQDLVESPSLLENLGVDKDTPEIDTAKAAFAEMADWLSEQLATHAPREDAVGRERYQRFSHLFVGDSVNLDEAYLWGLERLREIDAEQQAIARSLYGSDDVRQAYRKLNEEPRYTLRGKDELLEWMQRTADDAIADLHGTAFDIPGPVRTIEAKIDPAGTGGIFYTPPSDDFSRPGRMWWSVPEGQETFHTWQELSTVFHEGVPGHHLQIGQTLVERDNLNLWRRVACWNSGHGEGWALYAEQLMAELGYHEDPGTRMGLLDAQRLRAARVVLDIGVHLRKKVPEGTMVWDATYAKAFLRENTAMDEANLRFELNRYLGWPGQAPSYALGQRLWEQTRADAVAQGMTVPEFHREALSLGSIPMSILREQILD, from the coding sequence ATGAGTTCCGAAATCGCCGTGAATTCGACTCCCTACACCATCGACACCGCCGAGCGCTCACCATCGCTGCTCGACGCGTCCTGTGAGGGATTCGTCCATGACCTGGCGGCATTGTCTCCGACCGACGCCACCGCCTGGGGAATCCCCGGTTATGACGGTGAACTGCAGGACTTCTCCCCGGCCTACTGGGAGGCTGTCGCCGACCGTACCCGCGAGATGATCGCCGACGTCGACGCCTTCGACGACGGCACCGATGATTCCGACGACGAGGACGACTTCGACGAGGTCGACCGCGTCACCGCCGCCGTCCTGCGTGACCGCCTCTGCCTGGACCTGGACCTGCACCACCACGGTGAGGACCTGGCCATGCTCAACAACATCGCCTCCCCCGTGCAGACGATCAGGGACACGCTCCTCATCATGCCCACGGACACCGCGGAACAGATCGACGCCATCCGTTCGCGGCTGTCGAAGGTGCCGGCAGCGCTGGCGGGCTACCGTGAGTCACTCTCCGAGGCCGCCGGCCACGGCCACGTCGCCCCGGTCCGCCAGATCGACGAGGTGTACTCGCAGTGCCAGGACCTGGTTGAGTCACCCTCGCTGCTGGAGAACCTCGGCGTGGACAAGGACACCCCCGAGATCGATACCGCGAAGGCGGCCTTCGCCGAGATGGCCGACTGGCTCTCCGAGCAGCTGGCCACCCACGCCCCGCGCGAGGACGCCGTGGGCCGCGAGCGCTACCAGCGTTTCTCCCACCTGTTCGTCGGAGACTCCGTCAACCTGGACGAGGCCTACCTCTGGGGCCTGGAGCGCCTCCGCGAGATCGACGCGGAGCAGCAGGCCATCGCCCGCTCGCTCTACGGCAGTGATGACGTGCGGCAGGCGTACCGGAAGCTCAATGAGGAGCCCCGCTACACCCTGCGCGGCAAGGATGAGCTCCTGGAGTGGATGCAGCGGACCGCCGACGACGCCATCGCCGACCTCCACGGCACCGCCTTCGACATCCCCGGGCCGGTCCGCACCATCGAGGCGAAGATCGACCCGGCCGGCACCGGCGGCATCTTCTACACCCCGCCGAGCGACGACTTCTCCCGCCCGGGCCGCATGTGGTGGTCCGTTCCGGAAGGTCAGGAGACCTTCCATACGTGGCAGGAGCTGTCCACCGTCTTCCACGAGGGCGTACCGGGCCATCACCTGCAGATCGGCCAGACGCTCGTCGAGCGTGACAACCTCAACCTGTGGCGTCGCGTCGCGTGCTGGAACTCCGGCCACGGCGAGGGCTGGGCGCTCTACGCCGAGCAGCTCATGGCGGAACTCGGTTACCACGAGGATCCCGGCACCCGCATGGGGCTTCTCGACGCCCAGCGGCTCCGCGCCGCCCGCGTCGTCCTGGACATCGGCGTCCACCTGCGCAAGAAGGTTCCGGAGGGCACGATGGTGTGGGACGCCACCTACGCCAAGGCCTTCCTGCGGGAGAACACCGCCATGGACGAGGCCAACCTACGTTTCGAACTCAACCGCTACCTCGGTTGGCCCGGCCAGGCCCCGTCCTACGCGCTGGGTCAGCGACTGTGGGAGCAGACGCGTGCCGACGCCGTCGCACAGGGCATGACCGTCCCTGAGTTCCACCGCGAGGCCCTCTCCCTGGGTTCCATCCCCATGTCCATCCTGCGGGAGCAGATCCTGGACTAG
- a CDS encoding YciI family protein translates to MTNFMLSVHHVPGTAPYASEDDMKAAFEAVGAFNERLLSDGVLVHVNALLPDAVVVTADSRSEGPAHEGAQLGGFWIIDVADRAAAEDLAREASAACGQPIEVRQFEG, encoded by the coding sequence ATGACCAACTTCATGCTCTCCGTCCATCACGTCCCGGGCACCGCTCCCTACGCGTCCGAGGATGACATGAAGGCCGCGTTCGAAGCCGTCGGCGCCTTCAATGAGCGGCTGCTTTCCGACGGCGTCCTCGTCCACGTCAATGCCCTGCTTCCCGACGCCGTCGTGGTCACTGCCGACAGCCGTTCCGAGGGGCCGGCCCACGAGGGGGCGCAGCTGGGCGGCTTCTGGATCATCGATGTGGCCGACCGGGCGGCGGCGGAGGACCTCGCCCGCGAGGCGTCCGCCGCGTGTGGTCAGCCGATCGAGGTGCGTCAGTTCGAGGGCTAG
- a CDS encoding pirin family protein: MSTIRVIRSAERDIWRDSALISRQSFPATGNFDLAANAFGLLLVHNDDVVAPGEGFDMHQHDNVEIVTWIVDGRLRHRDSGSGDATELGAGSAQHISAGSGVRHSEVNAAGYTSRSHVRVVQSWLPADTRDTAPFHSSHDFNAALAGGGLVPVAGPDSPLPLGTGGAALYAARLTSEVTVPAGAFIHLYVIRGHVAVAGEHLGEGDTLRATDAGPLTVVGEGEILVWVMERGN; the protein is encoded by the coding sequence ATGTCAACCATCCGTGTGATCCGTTCCGCCGAGCGAGACATCTGGCGCGACTCCGCGCTCATCTCCCGGCAGTCCTTCCCCGCCACCGGGAACTTCGACCTGGCCGCCAACGCCTTCGGCCTGCTCCTGGTCCACAATGACGACGTCGTAGCACCCGGCGAGGGCTTCGACATGCACCAGCACGACAACGTCGAGATCGTCACGTGGATCGTCGACGGTCGGCTGCGCCACCGCGACAGTGGCTCAGGCGACGCCACCGAACTCGGGGCAGGGTCGGCCCAGCACATCAGCGCGGGCTCCGGGGTGCGGCACTCGGAGGTCAACGCCGCCGGCTACACCAGCCGGAGCCATGTCCGGGTGGTGCAGTCCTGGCTGCCCGCGGACACCCGGGACACCGCCCCCTTCCACTCCTCCCATGACTTCAACGCGGCCCTCGCCGGGGGCGGGCTGGTCCCGGTCGCGGGGCCGGACTCACCCCTCCCGTTGGGCACCGGGGGAGCCGCCCTCTACGCGGCGCGGCTCACCTCGGAGGTGACCGTCCCGGCGGGCGCCTTCATACATCTCTACGTGATCCGCGGACACGTCGCCGTGGCAGGAGAGCACCTCGGGGAGGGCGACACTCTGCGAGCCACCGACGCAGGCCCACTCACCGTCGTCGGCGAGGGCGAGATTCTGGTGTGGGTGATGGAGCGGGGTAACTAG